The Henckelia pumila isolate YLH828 chromosome 2, ASM3356847v2, whole genome shotgun sequence genome includes a window with the following:
- the LOC140878217 gene encoding uncharacterized protein gives MNNKALNAIFTSLDSNMFELVTNCVCAKQAWEKLQMHCEGSESVRRTKRMILTTQFENLRMEESETIDEYERRLRKIENEAIDLGDVISNERLVSKVLRSLPERFQMKICDIDESKDTSILSLDELMSSLRTYELDMNMGRKDKGKSIALQVSNDSYNDFVDLTQEVNKSDLGDESIDLLTKQFGNYLKRMRDSKKSGQKSKASITPAVGRPLRIGGPEQNTTPSKSQFRTHSEGKALAISKKIDSVKCHECTGFGHYANECPTRL, from the coding sequence ATGAATAACAAAGCCCTTAATGCTATATTTACTTCTCTTGATTCTAACATGTTTGAACTGGTGACTAACTGTGTTTGTGCTAAACAGGCTTGGGAAAAACTTCAAATGCACTGTGAAGGATCTGAAAGTGTGCGTCGAACCAAAAGAATGATTCTCACTACTCAGTTTGAAAATTTGAGAATGGAGGAAAGTGAGACAATTGATGAATATGAACGCCGCTTGAGGAAGATTGAAAATGAGGCAATCGATCTAGGAGATGTTATATCAAATGAACGCCTTGTAAGCAAAGTGCTGCGATCACTGCCCGAAAGATTTCAAATGAAGATATGTGATATTGATGAATCTAAGGATACATCAATTCTGAGTTTGGATGAACTGATGAGTTCACTGCGAACGTATGAGTTAGATATGAATATGGGGAGAAAAgacaaaggtaagtctattgctcTACAAGTTTCTAACGACTCAtacaatgattttgttgatctgACGCAGGAAGTAAATAAGTCTGACTTAGGAGATGAATCCATTGACTTGCTTACTAAACAATTTGGTAACTACTTAAAAAGGATGAGGGACTCAAAGAAATCTGGACAGAAATCTAAAGCTTCAATCACTCCTGCTGTTGGAAGACCcttaagaattggtggaccagaACAGAACACCACCCCATCTAAGAGTCAATTTCGAACACACAGTGAAGGAAAAGCGCTGGCTATATCAAAGAAAATTGATTCTGTGAAGTGTCATGAATGCACAGGTTTTGGTCACTATGCGAATGAGTGTCCAACCAGACTTTGA